The following DNA comes from Emys orbicularis isolate rEmyOrb1 chromosome 13, rEmyOrb1.hap1, whole genome shotgun sequence.
GCCAAGCCAATGCCCCCAAGAGGGGATAGGCCCCATGTCCGATCCCCTGCCATcatcagccagccagccctgcaacTTGGGGGCCCCCTCAAGCGGAAGGGTCTGAATCTCATTCCCCACCACCTTGAGCCAGCCACCTTGGCACTCCAGCTGTAGGCAGAGCCATTCATATTGACTCTGTAACCATTCCAAGTGCTTAAAGACAGAAAACTTTTTAATGGCCCTCATGGGCCCGCCACGGGGCTCATCAGAGGATGTGTCACAAATAGCAAGTGTCTCTGATGAGATGCAGAGTCCCCTGTCGCCACCCTACCCCCGACCCAGCCGGGAGCAGGAGCCGAGATGCTAATGACGCATCCCGGCACCTAACAAGGAGCCCTGGGATGCCGACGCTCCCCACCTTGGCCTTGTCTCCGCAGGGCAAACTCGGCACCGAGCCACTCCCGATCTCTCCTCTGtcgcaggcaggggctggctctcTCTAAGCAGAACCGCCCCGGCGTCCCTGGAGGGGACAGAGTAGCGAGTCCAGGTGTCACCACAGTGGGGCTGGCCAGAGGGAGAGAATGCCTGCCCCGGATCGAAACAAGGGGCGTTCGGGGCCAGCGTGCTGCCCTCCTGCCTGTGGCAAACAGATCGCCGGCCAGTCAGTCCAGTACGTCACACCCCTCTGCTCCAGATCAGTGGCCAGCTGGTCCACCGGCCCATACCCTGAAACATCTAGTCCATGTCCCAGATCCctccatactggctcagaccttGGGCCTATGTACTCCAGCATCCCACCTCCCCTCATTGTCCCCGTAAATCCATAGCCTCACGGACCCTGTCCCCATAATAACGAACAGTCATTTTGCTTCCCCGCTGCAGATGTTAGAGGACTTTACAAAGAAGGGGGAATGGCGTGTCCGAGGGGAGCGGcagggccaggaacagagccctgATCTCCAGACAGACACCCTACCCACGAgaccaagggtaggcaacctatggcacgcgtgccaaaggcggcacgcgagctgattttcagtggcactcacactgcccgggtcctggccaccggtctggggagctctgcattttaatttaattttaaacattttaaaaaccttatttactttacatacaacaatagtttagttatatattatagacttatagaaagagaccttctaaaaatgttaaaatgtattactggcatgccaaaccttaaattcgagtgaataaatgaagactcggcacaccacttctgaaaggttgccgacccctgacctagaccatgCTGCCCGGCCAGAGGGACAGGCCTCCTGAACTCCATCCAGTGGCTCAGTGTTCACAGTTTCCGGGGACCCCGTACACATTCCTCTCCCGCTTTGTCGGGAGGGCTGGTGATTTTCCGACACTTGGAGGTGGTCCTCATAGTTCCCCTCGGTGGTTAGTGAAGGGAAGGCTGGGAGCGTGGGTACTGCAACAAAGAGATGCCCTGACTTGAAGGACTGATCGGGATCAATAGTAGAGTAATGAACACATCCCATGAGTCCCGACACATAGGTCACCTCCTCCCTTGCTCTAACCCCCTGGACCCCTCTCCGCTCCCAGCaatagggatagaacccaggagtctgggctcccagctcctccttctctaacccactagacccaactcccctcccagtgacagggagagagcccaggagtccgggctcccagctctgacTGCCAGACTGCCCCACCGTGCTCTGCTTTCAGCGCATTCTGAGAACTGTCCTGGCTCGACTCACTCCCCCACTTAAAGGGACAGTCTCTGCTCCAGGGTTCTGTGGGCCGCAGGGCCTGGACTGCGTTCACACTCCCAGAGACAAGCCCTGGGGTCGAGCGGAGCCGTTGGCGCAGACGGGGCCATGTCCTAAAGGGAGGGGAGTGATCctggtggtgggggatgggggggtagtGGTCACTTCCCCAGCACCCGTCCCCCCATGTTGTATCTCACGGCCCCTTTGGGGCATGGGGTCCCTGGGGCTCTACAGACATCGCCAGCCGAGTCCCAGCCctttggggaggctgcagggaggcctCCCCCCTCCTGATTCCGATGCCCATAAAAGACCTaagtctctccccccccaacGGCCCTAGAGTCGGGGACGGGCTCCTTAGCTGTGCAGGGAGGAGCCTTGACAGGGCTGCACCGAGGTGCTACGCCAGCCCAGGCACATGGAGATATCATCCCCATGAGCCCAGAGCCACCACCAGGGCGGGGTTAGGGCAACGATCAGGGACAGAGGCTGTGGAGCCATCCCTCCTACCAGCCTCTAGCCGTCTTATTCCCTCCAGCattctgccactttctcctgcTCTGTCTCCCTCCGTTCGTCCgtctctccccctccacatccttctACCCCACCGTCTCTCTGcatctctctctgcttttcctgCCGGCTATTTCTCTGCTTATCCACCCTTCTCTGTATCCTTCTAtccattctcttctccctctctttctctgtatccatctctctctctctgtctcttcctctctttccctgccCGTCCACATCTAGCATCCATCGCTCCATCcacaataagtgtgtgtgtgtgcgtctccctctccccagctctctcccccagCCGTCTCTGGGGTTTCTCTTACTCCATCACTGTGATGTCTGGGTTCCTAGGAGCCCCTTCCAGCTGAGACAGGCTCAGGgcagccctgcctggctggggCACCTGTGCTGGGGGAGTCTTTCCTTCCTCCAGGTCCCTCGTTCACACACCAAGTGGCCCTGGCTtctgggatggggcggggggagcccgaGATCCTGCGACCCTGGCTCTGAGCATCCAGTTTGCCCCATTCCCCTCCTCTtgaaaccccccagggcctcagcAGCATGTGGGGCaaccccctgcagcctctgcacttcCAGAGCTAGAGGCGGACAGTGCTGCCCCATAGCAGGGGGACGGGGTTAGCTGGTCCCACTTAGACATTCAGTGCCAAAGCTTGGACCTGCCTCACGTCCCAGGGCCTCACTGGAGTGGGGGCTCAGCGCAGAGGAGCAGGGACTCCAGACTCTGCCCTGGCATCAGAGCTGCCCGGGCAGGAGGGATCTGGGGAGAACCGAGCCGGAGGTGAAGGAAGGTGAGTCCAGGGGGAAGGGGGTTTGAAATAGATGGAGTACGGGAAGGGGACGGGAACCGcagaatgaatggagagagagagagagagacgttaTTGATCAGGGTTAATCTATAATGAGGGGGACGGGCTAATGGATGGATTGGGGATAACATGGTGCTATACAGATAGATTGATCAGATTTAGTGAAGATCCCCCCACAAATCTGGCTCGGTACAAGCAAGGGCCTGTTGATGGTACAGAGATtgtggccccagtcctgcatgtAGATCCACTGGCACCAGTGGCTGTGGCTACACAGTGTCTTGCTGGAGGCCAGGGGGTTTGTGGATCTCATTGGAAGGCCAGGACTGGTTTTAATTTGTAACCCATTCCCGCTGCTTTTCTcctaaagtatcagggggtagccgtgttagtctgtatctacaaaaacaacaaggagtctggtggcaccttaaagactaagagatttatttgggcataagctttcgtgggtaaaaacctcacttcttcggatgcatccgaagaagtgaggtttttacccacgaaagcttatgcccaaatatatctgttagtctttaaggtgccaccagactccttgttgtttttctcctaaaGTTTCCTTGCTTTCCTGCTGACTTTCTCTGGGGCACATCCCCAGTGGGTGCAAACTGGAGCTATATTATGCTTGAACAGAGAAGTCCCCATCTTGATCAGGGCACTTTTTGTggcgggcgctgcacagacacacagcgagagacagtccttgccccagctgagatcagggccccgttgtgccgggcggtGCACAGACTCACAGTCTGTGCCCCTATGTAGGGAGGCAAGAAAataaagaggggggaaatgaagaaTTATTATTCACACTTTAGAGAATgggcacagagatgaagtgacttgtccggGGTCACCCAGGCAGCATGTGACAGgtagggggaccagatgtcctgattttctaGGGACATTCCtggtatttggggctttgtcttatataggcacctcttacctcccacccccggcctgatttttcacacttgctagctggtcaccctagtaacagATCTCCTGGGCCTTCGTCCACAAGGTCAAGTACATGGActatctctccccatcccctttcaGCTGCTCGCCTTTTGCTCTTTAGACTCTTCCCTTGTCATCATGCCACCAGTTCTCCCGTCCTACCAAAGCCATCTCCATTGAGTTAGGGCCTGCAGGTAGAATGAGCAGAGAGCATTGGCTGGGTTCAGTCTTGTTCCCTTTCCTGGAAGAGCAGTCTCGCTTGAGGCTGTTTTCCCATCACTCCTCCAGTCCCTTCCCAGCTCATCCTGACTTTTCAGAAACCAGGGAGCCAGTGCATTTATCAACTGACTGCTATCAAATGTCCGCCtggttgttgtagccgtgttggtcccaggatatgagtgaggcaaggtgggggaggtgatatctttgattgaaccaacttctgttggaggaagggacaagctttcaagcttttctccagacCAGAGGAAGAGTTCTGTGTCGCTCAAAAGCCGGTCCCATCCACCAACAAGAATTGGTCCAaaacaagatattacctcatctacttTGTCTCTCTGCTGTCAAATATGCTGATGAGGTCTTCGTCCATTTCAACTTTCCCCTACTTTATTTTTCTTgctaaaaacagttttaaaagaacAGAGCAGATGGTGGAGCCATCTGACCACCATCACGGACATCCTTCTGGCCCTGGTCTGTCTCTCTTTAGatttctcttctcctccttttctccctTCCAAGGTTTATATGGAGGGATGCCATTATTTATTTGGAGGTATAAAAGACTCAGGAGGTACCTATGCTACTGTCTGGAAGTCCAATATGTTTGTAAAATTCTTAGCCCTTTTGGATAACACGGACAGagttggaggagggaaggagagatgtGGGAGAAGATGGATGAAGATGAAAGCGAGGGTCGGGGAGAAGTTTGAAATGTGGAATTACAAAGAGAAGGGACTAAATGAGGATGTGATGAATGCCAGATACATACAGTGCTTGGTATCACACCAACGGGTGCCTTAGAAATaggattagatagatagatctccTTGATGCTTGCCCCAACGCCATTCCTGAGCCACAAAATGTATTCCAGCTCATTTGattctgcttgctttgctggttttCCTCATCGTCATGGTGAATCCCAAACtgatgcaggggactggactaaatgacctcttgaggtcccttccagttctacaattctatgattctacgattcgATGTAGCCATTGACCACCTGGGTCAATCTCTAGCTTGGTTCTTAAGGTGGTCTGGCTGGATATTCAGTTTTTGGCCATCATGGGCACTCTTTCTGTGCCGTCGTAGCTTTTGGTAAGCACATCGATGCCCGCTATGTATAGTGGCGCTTCTTGGACTCTTCGTAATTCGTTGGTCTTCCATCCTGATAACACGGCCATACCAAGAAAGTTGCCAAAACTGAACCAGTTTTGATAGCTCATGGAAATTGTTACAGGGTTTGGCTTCAAATATCATCACTCTCTGACCCAACTGAGACAGGATGTGACCACAACCAAACCCTGCCAGACCCCACCACTCACACCAATGATCCCAAACGCACTGTCCCTCTCTTataactataactgggttcaaaaaagaactagataagttcatagaggataggtccagcaatggctattagccaggatgggtagcgatggtgtccctagtctctctttgccagaagctgggatggatccttgatgattacctgttcattccctctgaagcacctggcactggccactgtcggaagacaggatactgggctagatggacctttggtctgacccagtctggccattcttatgttccaaaTCCACTCTCTGTCCAGGTACCTCCCTCCTATATCCTCAGCTGGCCTGACTATGCAGGACTCCTGGTGGACACGTTTGTGTACAGATTTGGAATATACTGAATTATTCCCTGGTTTTAGTCACTATTTACTTCTTGTCAACACCTCCTGTGGATCCcaatgataagaacataagaacggccacactgggtcagaccaaaggtccatctagcccagtatcctgtcttccgacagtggccattgccagatgctccagagggaatgaacaaaccaggtaatcattaagtgatccatccccggtcgcccattcccagcttctggcaaacagagctaaGGTCAccatcctgcccatcctggctaatagccattgatggacctatacgccaggaacttacctagttcttttttgtgaTGCTCACAAATCCACCATTCCAGCCCCTCCAAATCCTTTCTCAATGTGTATCTAGGCACTTCTGAATCTTCACTTCCCCTGGCTGCCCAGGATTCATGAGGACCAAACCAAAATACCTGCTGAAGAACCCAtctgtgggctggtctacactgggggggggggatcaatccaagatacgcaacttcagctacgcgaatagcgtagctgaagtcgaagtatcttggatcgaattacttGGGGTCCagacggtgcgggatcgacggccgcggctcccccgtcgactgcgctaccgccgctcgctctggtggagttccggagtcgacggtgagcgcgttcggggatcgatatatcgcgtcttaacaagacgcgatatatcgatcccggataaatcgattgctacccgccgatacggcgggtagtgaagacgtaccctgtgaCACCAATTGTTTGAAAAACCACCATCCCAGTCCCTTCTGAATGAACTTTCCTTTTGTGTAGCTGGCCCCCTGAACAATCATCTGTCTCCACCAGCCAGAATTCCTGGCTATCAAACTGTAGATATACAGCATAGCTAACCACTCTCTGTTTTGAGCGGATGAACCATTGCTTCTCTAAAACACTTGCTCTGGATCCCACCACTGCCTCCAGTGCTAGCTGGGAGCCCACTGCTGTTACCACTACTCACAAACCCATCATTCCAGCCTCTTGCCAATCTACTCTCTCCACTAGCCCCAGGATTCATGGTTCCCAAATGAAATTCCCTACTGTTAAAACAGATGGTTCCTAATCCACCATCCTCATCTCGCCCCAATCCACTCTCTTAGTATTTGCCGAATCCCCAAATCCTCATTTCCCCCTGACCAGCCTGGAGTCATAGAGACAAGTCTCTCTTACAGCTTTGGAACATGCCTAAGTTacgaggccaggtctacactgcaaacttttgctggtatagtaatGTCAGTTACGGGGTGTGATTTTTAGCGACatttctatactggcaaaagccctagtgtaaacACAGTCAGAGCAGCATAAAAGTGTATCACCCTGCTGGCACCAATGCTAACAGAGATCTCACTACTGCTACCAATACTCACAAACCTACCATCCCAGCCCTTCCCATATCTACTCAATCAGTGTAAATAGCTATCTACCCCTTCCAGGATTCACAGTCACCATCCCAAAACACCCACTTCTGTTCCCACTCCTATGATCAATTATTACAAATCTCCTTAATGTAGGTTATTTTTCAGATGGGTTACAGCGAAGTGGCATGGGAAGAGGGAAACCAAAGCTCCTTGGGGGAATTCATCCTGCTGGGGGTGTCTGACCGGCCACAATTGGAGCTGCTGCTTTTTGTGCTCATCTTAATCTCCTATGTCATGACACTGCTGGGAAACACCACCATCATCGTGGTCTCATGGCTGGACCCCTGTCTCCACAcgcccatgtatttcttcctcagcAACCTCTCCTTCCTGGACCTTTGCTACAGTACCAGCCTTGGCCCCCAGATGCTGGTGAACTTCCGCAGCGCCCGCAAGTCCATCCCTTGGGCCGGCTGCGTGGCCCAGCTCTACATCTCCCTCTCGCTGGGCTCCAccgagtgcctcctgctggctgtcatgGCCTACGACCGCTACGCCGCTGTCTGCCAGCCGCTGCGCTACACGGCCATCATGAGCCGCCGCCTCTGCCTGCAGATGGCGGTTACCACCTGGCTGAGCGGCTCTGGCAACGCACTGGTGAAGACGTTGCTGACTCTGCGGCTGCCCCGGTGTGGGAGGAATCAGATCGACCACTTCTTCTGCGaggtgccggccctgctcaagcTGGCCTGCGCTGACACCTCCACCAACATGGCTGAGCTCCTCACCGGCAGTGTGTTTTttctgctgctgccgctgggccTCATCCTGGTTTCCTATGGCTACATCGGCACCGCCGTGCTGAGGATGCGTTCGGCCGAGGGCAGGCGCAAGGTCTTCAACACCTGCACCTCTCACCTGGCCGTGGTGTCGCTTTTGTACGGCACGGCCAGCTACATGTACCTGCTGCACCCGTCCCAGGACCGGGGCAAGCTCGTCTCGCTCTTCTACACCATGGTGACCCCCATGCTCAACCCCTTGATCTACACactgaggaacaaggaggtgcACGGGGCCCTGCGGAGAGTGCTGGGGAGGAACCCGACCTCTCAGGGGACCTGATCTGGGGCCGCAGTTGGGCATGGAATCATCTGTGTCTCCCTTGGGTTCTGTAGCATCTTCCCTGCCCACATGGACCTTTCTGCTCTCTGCCCACTTCCACTCTTCCCAACTCTCCTGCCTTCTCCCACCCCAAAGAAACAACCTGCCCTCCCCAATCCATACAAGTCCTCTGCCCTCCTCCAACCCTACAACCCACCAACTCTTggggcacgtctacacttacaACACTGCATCATCACAGCTGCACTGCTTTGATGAAGCCTCTctacgccaacaggagagagcaCTCACATCGGTGTAGTtaacccacctccccgagaggcggtagctatgttgatagaAGCTCTCCTCCCGACATAACACTGTCTAcagggggggttaggttggcataactgtgtcactcaagggtgtggattttttcacctccctgagtgatgtagttataccgatataggtctgtagtgtagaccagacttcGGAGTTCTGAGATTACACCGGAATATCAGctttcatgaaaaataaaacatttcttacCCCCATGGTTGGGTACTACCCCTGGAAAAGAGGAGCCCATAGCTAGAGAGGAAGACAAGCTAGCCCTTCCTCCGCTCGGGTCTCTGCTCCTCTGGAGGCCTAGAAACTGCGTCGAAGTGGTTACCCAAAATCACCAGTCGCTTTTGTAAATCTTGGTCTGTGCGTCTCGGCTGAGGGAGTTGTTCTTTTGGCTCAATCTTCCCTCTATGCTCCGATGTCTCTGGGTTGAATTGGCCGTCCCTGCCTTTGCTCTGTAGTGGTGGATCTCACCTCTCCCACCTGAAGGCTGAATGCCTGAGTTACTAACTATGCCCCAGCTGCATTTCATTCTCTGGGCTCTCTGCATTGACTGAAGTTTAGATAGCTCGACCCGCAGGCTAAGGGGCTAGATATACAGATAGAGCagaggttggcaacctttcagaagtggtgtgccgagtcttcatttattcactctgatttaaggtttcgcatgccaataatacattttaacggttttagaaggtctttctataaatctataatatataactaaactattgtatgtaaagtaaataaggtttttcaaatgtttaagaagcttcatttaaaattaaattaaaatgcagagccccccggaccggtggccaggaccggggcagtgtgagtgccactgaaaatcagctcgcatgccgcctttggcacacatgccataggttgcctacccctgagataGAGGTTAGAGAGGCGAGGTCGGTGAGGCagtaacttttattggaccaacttctgttagtgagagagacaagctgtggAACTACAtgaagaagttggtccagtaaaagatattacctcacccaccttgtgtctctaatatcctgtgaccaacatggctacaacaaccctgcgatagatagatagatacatagatagatagatagcattAGGATTTAAACAGATAGCTAGTGACttagtttatttttaagcctGGAAAGTGCCCAATTATCTGCCCAGCACAGACACCTAAATGGAACAGAAGGCTAAGATATAGACCAGCATTTTTCAacctgggggtcccaacccaaaagggggtcacaaggctattgtaggggggtcatgaGATCCCCTTTTTCCTTGCCTTAAGACGCGGGCAGCTGGAGAGAGGCAGCTCtggccggctgcccagctctgaaggcagcaccactagCAGCAGCAGGTCAgaaataagggtacgtctacactacccaccagatcggcgggtagcgatcgatctatcggggatcgatttatcgcgtgtagtgtagaagcgataaatcgatctccgattgctctcccgtcgactgctgaactccagctcggcgagaagtggaagcaaagtcgacgggggagccacggccgtcgatcccgcgccgcgaggacgcaaagtaagtaattctaagtcgatctaagatacatcgacttcagctacgctattctcgtagctgaagttgcgtgtCTTAGattgatctccccctcccccccctgccccgagaccaggcctaagagtggaGTACGGTTACTTAGCTCTGGAGGGATCTGCACTGATGTTGGGAAAGCGATGTCTGGTAccaagtgtgtatgtgtgtgggtgggtcatcacagcctgaaatattttcaaagagggGCCCAGCAaaacaagtttgagaacccctgatataaacACATGTCGCAGCCAGTCTCCTCGACTTGGGACTGGGCCGGAGCCCCCTAGAGGAAAAAAGGCCCCATATCCCATCCCTAGATCATGGCTGAGCTCATGGTTTTGAAAACGTCTGGGCATGAGGCGATTGTAGAGGTGTCATTCCCTAAGGTGTAAGTGAATCACGGACGGACAGGGGTCAGTAAGACATTTCTCAGCTGTCCATGAGGCGAGTGTTGACACGTCCCCTGAAGCTGGGCCAGCCTTGGAGGGGGTTTGGAAGGACCCGGGTGCAATCCAGCCTGGGGACTGGTACGTTCCTGTTAGATGTCTTtgtgctgggctcctccccagcatGTGGAACACACCCTGAGGTTGGGTTCCCCTTGACACCCTTTGATTGACTTCTCAACCTGgcacagaaaaaaatgttaatgacCTGCCTGGCCCCTGTGGGCTTGTCAATGCCATTGTGTCACAAACAGCAAGTGTCTTTAATGAGACCCAGAGTCCCCTCTCGACGCATCAGCTGCGAGTGGGAGCCGACGTGCTAAAAATGCCCGTTGCGCTGCACCCCGATGCCTAATGAGGTGCCCTGGGGCAACAGCACCCAGCCCCTGGGCCCTAGCTCCTCAGGGGGCGGTGGGCACCAGGCAGCTCCCAGATCTTCCTCTGTTGCAGGTAGGGGCTGGGTCTGTTTGCACGGAGCTGCCACGGAACTGATTGAGGTGACACAGCAGAGAGTCCAGGCTCACCAGCTAAGGGCGGGGACAGAAAGGAGAGAGGCTTGACTGAGATCACAGAAATGACCCATCGGGCAattgtcctgccctctgcctcTGCCAGACAGATCGCTGGGCAGCGAATCCAGTTACCCCATgtctccctgccccagatcactGGCCAGCTAGtcagggcttgggctggggtCACAACGCCAGCGATGGGTCTGAGGGCTGGGAGATGAGACCAGGGGTTTAGGGGAGCCCTCAAGACAGATGGGGCTGAGACTAGAGCGAGGGTTGTGGCCCCAATCTTGGTGCATTGCTCAGGGGCTGGTGTCACTCCTCCCCAGGCCACTCTCCCCTAGATGGCGTTGCTGGAGCAGTCTCCTGGCCAATTGGGTGCACGGGGTCCCTGGGGCATCGGAAACCTCACCAGCCAAGTCCCAGCCCCCAGGAGGCTTCAGGGAGTCACATCTCCCGCCCCCTTCCTGGCTCCAACGTCCATAAGggccctgcctgctccctccccttcACCCACGGCCCCATGCACTCAGGGACAGCTATCATGAGCTGCACAAGGAGGAACCTCCCACAGTCACAGAGACACAGGGCCCTTCTCAGCTGTGCTTCGGAGCTGGGGCAGCCCAGGCGTAGTGTGACACCAGGGCTGGGGTAGGTCAGGGAGCAGGGACACAGCCTGGGATCCTACCTCCTTCCAGCCATCCACTGTACTTCTCCAGATCTATCCAGCTCTCTGGGTCTCACTCGCCATCCTTCTGATTGtccgtctctctttctctccctctgtatCCTTCTATCCATCTACCTCTCCACCCTCCAgccttctatccatccatctctcTGCAGATCTCTCTGCTCTTCTGTCCATCTCTTTATTGCTCCTTTTATCCatccttctctctgtctctctttctgtccTAACAATTCACCTCTCTCATCCCCCTGCCGCCCATCTATCCTCTCCTCTCTCAGACTCTCCCTCTCTTTTCACATCTGTGCACGTCTGGCATCCATCAGTCCATCCAcactctctctccatccctcttcctctatccatctctctctctccttcccatctCTGGGATTTCTTTCATTGCATCACTGTGTTCTCTGGGCTTCTAGGAGACCCTGCCAGCTGAAAGAGGCTCAGGGTATCCCTCCTAGCCTGAAGCAACCGGCCCCCAGGAACTTCACTCACACAGTGACCTGGCTTGTTTCCTGGGAGGCAGAGGGTGTACCCTGTGACCATGCAACACTGGCTCTGAGCATCCAGTTTGCCACATTCCCTTCCTTTTGAGACCCaccccagggccctagcagtgtgtgtgtgggggggggggcaaaacatGCAGCCTCTGGGCTTCCAGAGCTAGATGTGGACGGTGCTGACCCACGGCAGGGGGCAAACTTAGCTGGTCTCCCTGACCCCGGAGCATCCTTAGACATTCAGCTCCACAGCTCGGGGCTGCCTCATCCCAAGGACTGGGGGGCTCAGCGCAGGGGAGCAGGGACTCCAGACTCTGCCCTGGCATCGGAGCATCTGAGCCGCCCGGAGC
Coding sequences within:
- the LOC135888065 gene encoding putative olfactory receptor 2B8; translated protein: MGYSEVAWEEGNQSSLGEFILLGVSDRPQLELLLFVLILISYVMTLLGNTTIIVVSWLDPCLHTPMYFFLSNLSFLDLCYSTSLGPQMLVNFRSARKSIPWAGCVAQLYISLSLGSTECLLLAVMAYDRYAAVCQPLRYTAIMSRRLCLQMAVTTWLSGSGNALVKTLLTLRLPRCGRNQIDHFFCEVPALLKLACADTSTNMAELLTGSVFFLLLPLGLILVSYGYIGTAVLRMRSAEGRRKVFNTCTSHLAVVSLLYGTASYMYLLHPSQDRGKLVSLFYTMVTPMLNPLIYTLRNKEVHGALRRVLGRNPTSQGT